The genome window CATGAGCTACTCCGAGGTGGAAGCGCGCGGACTCATGCTGCCCGTACGCAATGCCACCTGCCGCTACCTGCGTCCCGCTCGCTACGACGAACCCGTGGGAGTGCGTTGCGGCATCAGGGATTGGGGACGCGCGTCCATCACCTTCGTCTACGAGGTCTACGGACCGCCCGACTCCTCCACCCTGCTGGCCCGCGGCGAAACTGAACACGCTTGCGTCACGCCGGAGGGTAAGCCCGTGCGCGTACCCGACTGGCTCAAGGCCATGTTCGGCACCTAACCAGCGCCTCCACTCCGCACTTAGAGCATTTTGCTTTTGAAAATGCTCTGCAAGCCATGCGACGGCATGGCTTGCCGCTAGCTACGGCGTAGGCGCAATTCACTTGCGCCGTCAACGCCGGAGCGGGCGTATTAAAAGCAATCTGCTCTAGTTGAAAGCGCTCTGCGCCGCCGGATTACAATCTGTCGGCCAGCAGACTCTTTTCCGCATATCACCAGGTTGCATAAGCTACTGAGTCGTAACACCTTAAAAACGTCATGTTCATAAACGAGCCTCTCATGATCATCCTTGCCATACATGTTCTTTTTATATTCCGCACGCATGTGCGCAACCCATGCAAGTAGCTGAAATGGAAAAGATAAATATGCACATAGCCATGTTCTTTACCACGGGAGGGCGGCCATGAGCATGGACATCCACGCCCACGCCTTCCATCCCAA of Desulfocurvibacter africanus subsp. africanus DSM 2603 contains these proteins:
- a CDS encoding acyl-CoA thioesterase, with product MESFPQPETTYRFHVSYGETDAMRVAYYGEFFHWFERARSQFIRERGMSYSEVEARGLMLPVRNATCRYLRPARYDEPVGVRCGIRDWGRASITFVYEVYGPPDSSTLLARGETEHACVTPEGKPVRVPDWLKAMFGT